GAATCTTTTCAATATCCCTGTGAAAGTTGTTTTACTGTTTACAATTATTAGTTGATGTAGCCTCCCCATGACAATGAGTAACTTACCGACGATAGTAACGGAAGGGGCCGCGAACTGCGTGCCGTAGTGCTCTTGCTGGTTCCTACTAAGCTCAAGGTTAAAGCTGAAGTCAGGCTGGCTGTCCATGGAGTCGCCGAGGTcggggggcggcggcggcggcggcgcgtccGGGGGCGCTCCACCTTTGGTATTGTTGTTGTCATTCGCGATCTCTACGTACGAACACATATTTCAGCAACCAAGTGCAAATTTTGACATGCATGCCACCGCAGTGACCGAACCAATTCAAAGTACAAGTTGACACCGACACCTTCAAGTTTGATTTAATTGCTCTATTACTTCGTGAAGTCTTCAACTTATTAAAACAATCAGTGCGCGACTTTCAAAGTGCAGCGATTAAACTTAGTTTATGGAAGTTGTTTCTGAACGAGTCGATGCCAAGCTGCCGCAGTGCTGTACAATATTCTGTTTAcatataaaagcgttatttacattttgagagaacatatttttttaggttttgtTGTCAAGTAAGGGGTTCCGTTGACACTTGAATCATGGACCTCTAATTTATGCTCATTTTCTTTGGAGCTATTAAAAAAAGGAGTATGGAGTAATACTTACACACTAACTCCAACATCCATTCATAAGAGCTTTTTTTTGCCCCATAACCAAAAAGCTCATCAAAGATTTCTAAACGCTTGACATGAAGTTCCAATTATCTGATAATTTTAGGCAAAATACTTAAAGTAATATATAGTATTTTTACAAATTCATAATTATTCTGAATCTCTATGTATATACATTAGTTATTTCGTGCAAACATGCAGTATCGTGACGATGTGGTGTCTGACCTAGCGACTAGCCGTGCAACATGCCAATTGGGAACTACACTGTACATCATATATCACTATTTCAGCACCTATACCACCAATAGTTGTTACCAATGTTTGCCATTAAACTATCTACTCATATTCACCAATATTTGTAGTCAATATTGGTGCTCAATCACCAACTATAACTAACGTAGGTGCTGAAAAAGCAATGATATTTTTTAACCCAATCCGCCAAAGCTACCATGTTTTCTATGGcacgttttattttaattcaatcgTTTGAAAGGGGACAAGTTTACGATAATGTATGATATGCAATCGACTATAGCTTCTGAATTAATTAGTTGTAAATTTCACCCGCGATTGCTAAGTGCCTGTCACCTAAACCTCAGCTCATATTATAATCTTGCTGTTAAGCCTGTAGTctgaactaataaaaaatatatttggccCTGAACCCCCACTTTTCGTGTTGGCGGGTATCCTAATACAACATTTTTTCcactatttatttgtacactacaCTTTGTAGGCGTGATTGATATACATATTGGTACCAAATTTCAGTTCTTTGGTGCTAACCATCACGGAAATTAAGCGCTGACGAACGGACGGACGTactacagaaccctaaaaaatcaAAATCGGGTTACCCctacaatgtaaaaaaaactcacagtacgaaaattatatttcatttataaaattggTTCAGATGTTTCTTAaacattatcattttattatgcCATCACTTATTTCGCAAAACGgcaataaagcaaaaaaaaactttctttaaaaGAGGTATTTCCATAATAATACTGCATTGTGTAATTTCCCGTAGGTACAAAAACAGATGAAAGCATATAATTACGTATGTATTTCCAAATGGAAAATAGAATGCAACCGTCAATTTGTGCGTCACATTTTACATGTCAAAGTTGGAACCTGaatattttatacgtttttgATTTATTGGTCATTTCTTGTTAGACTGACAGTCTACTGCGACGTTTTATGAATTCATTTTCAATGTTTTCCGTGATTGTAACTTAGGAACGGGATATTTGTTCAGTATTTCTCTTGTACCTACATGATTGTTCATTATTTTACCAAATTATTGTAGATTGCAAAGCAGCTATAGACTCTCTCAGATCTCAAGATCAAAATTTAAAAGTCTTCTATACAAGAAACCACGAACACTTGAAATAAGTGCTAAGAAATGTTCCTCCTTCATCCACTAACTCACATCTCGTAGTACCTGAATATCCACATTGACTTCCCACGCGGACCACTAGCTGCTTAACGCTAGAAACTTCAAGCTTAAGTCTTGGCCCTAGATTTAGGTCGTAGGCCCTACCACGGCCAAAGcctattgatttattttatttatgagacGTAGCTTCACAGCTAAAGTACATTACATGAAATCATCATACCAAACATTACGCCAATTATGAAGTACGCAGATGTAACAAATTATACGAATTCGTGGAAAGAGTGACGGATATCAGGTATTATGCAGTATTATTTGATCAGCTGTATAAAGTTGTCCCCATTCACGTGGCTACAGTGTACACATGCTAGCGTGTGCTTACGGTCCTCTGCAGCCGCGGCCTCGGGCGGCGTGTGCGGCGGCGACGCGAACACGGGCGGGGCCGCAGTCAGCGGCGGCCATTCTTCGGCCCCGCTCAGAGGCTCGCCATTCTAGTTACGCGAATTTGTAGTTAACAACGGTTTTGTTGTGTATAAGGTTAAGGAATATATGACAATTTATTTATCCTCCAAACTGCTTATAAGGTAGGTGTCATTAAATGGCCCATTTAGAAGGCAATTAAAGAACACTGGGGTTTCCATTCTATTGAAAATCTCTTCGGGAGGTATGAAAAATAAACCAGTATCAGATCATGCAATAATGACTCTTAATACAGAGCCCAATAAACAAGGTAAGAacgatacaaaataaaaaaaactcaacaagtacttaaataaaatttatattctcCTACGACGAAAATatattacatacttacataaaattaagaataaagAGAATAGGCTCGGAAAAAAATAAGGAGAACATAAAacgaaatgataaaaataagggTGTATTTGATTGTATATCAGCTGTTAGGACGGCCCACCTCATCGCACTCCTCGACAATGAGCGAGGGGAAGTTGCCCACCACGCCGTTGGCTTCTCCGCGCCACCAGCCGTCGTCCACGGCGTGAGCCTCGCGCGACAGGATGCGGATAATCTACGCATAGTTACAAACATTAATATTGTAGAAACGAGAGACCTGAAACACAAGTACGCGCATGTATGATTTGAATAGGTTGTTCGATGGCAAGagtcagttttattattttaaagacgGCTTTATAGTTATTGAATCTGCGTTGTTTGGATAAAATTTCGGTAAAATATTGACATCTCCTTCACGCTTACCTCATTATCTTAAGCATAACCTTCATTAAATTGTCTCACCTGTCCTTCCTCAAGATTCAACTCATCTGGGCATTCAGCATCATAATCATAAAGAGCGAAGCAATAGCCAAGTGTTGGCTGATCAGTTTTCGGCGTCACCACTTTCGAAGTCTCGGCAGTCGGCCATTCGGCGACGAAGCTTTCGGCCTGGGGCTGTTCTTCGGCCTTCGGTTCTTCGGTCTTAGCTACTGGGGCCGAGATCACAGAAATCTGGTCGGGAGACTGGACAACGTCAGCATCTTCTCCCTCCACGGTGTAATCAACCGATGAGAATGAAATCTGGGACACCAGGCCCGGAGCGCCTGAACTGGAGCATGGCTGGTTGTAGAAACAAATGGTACTTTTACTTTCaattccaaatttaaaaaaagaactgaCCAATTAGCcttcattcatttaaaaataccaGGTCAGTTTAAAAGAAATTATTCCTATAGTATAAGTAAGTATTGCTCTAGTAAATTctaaactttaaattaattacatgtcCGTCAGTTAAAACGAAAAGAAAAACCCCAAAGCCTTGGAACACGGAATAGGGTTGATTGCATTTCATCGATTTTTATCGATATATGGTTAAGTAGCCTTCCATTGGGAATCCTAGCATTCGTTTAGGACAAGCTAGCTGTCACATGATTGTACCAGCACTCATATTATTATGACAGCAAAAATTGTGGGTAATTTTTTCTTCGTGTTACAAGTCATTTGCCATTCTCTTTAATGTCGCTGTGAAATGACCAGTTTACTTTGAGGCAAGACTAATATTGTTGTGACTAAGATGCAATTTATGGACAACTGACGAATGTAAAATACAtacttcaaataatttattgcttGATTAGAACTTAAACAACTCATTAAAAGACTTTGAAATAATCTACAACATTCTGAAGgccgaaaaatattttcgtcacATCACTAATCTTGACCGTTTCATTATTTATCTATTACATAAAACCACGTCTTGCTTTTAGTAGTAAGTTTAATCCCTGTTCTATAATCTTGTAAATACGTCTATGTacttttagttataatatttttttttcttttactgtcATTGTCGAAGCATTAGAAATTATTCAGAATTCGATGACGTCATATTATTACCTGCTCACGGTCCACATCGAGATAGTTATGAGGTACGTATCCCTCTTCTCCACGGTAGTTCCTGGCCCGAAGCCAGCCGTCTCCGTCACCTTCGCCGACCACCTCCAGCTGCTCGCTCTCAATGATCGACAGTTCATCAGGGTTTTGGGCCTGATGTCAGAATAGTGTGTTCGAGTATTTGAAGTTTTATGAGGATAGTTAGCGATAGTAATGTGGTAAGTTCTCGTGACctattaatgtattttaaaggcatttttataaatttatcgTGGTcgattttattaagaaaatagaGTCAAAGCTATTAGCCCTGGTGATAACTAAGTATGTTTCGCGAATTTCATAAGTAGTTATTTTCTAAGACTTCCAAAGGTACAAGAGGTCGAGATTtgataatatacctacagtaTTTATCCtttgaaaatattgaagaaaCTGTAACTCAGAATAAAGCGAAGGAAAATACCAAGTTAATATCCCACAGTATAGCGAGGATAGTTCAAGCTATTCCCTGAAATAGCTTGCGTGATCGCGTtgtttaaattcagaattttttAAACGGAGTTAAAATTAGGTTCAGTAATCACGACGGCCGATCGGTTCCTGTTCCAGACTAAAATAGCGTGGTTATCTATCAGGCTTTTGTTCTAGCGCTGCCGGTGTAGCGACCCTCGCATACAAGGATAGGATCAGCATTTCCTCATTAACTAAACCGGTGAACCCTTTATGTATGAAACAATTGACGCCGTCTGTATAATAAGCTTATAGGAAATCGACCTCTTTGTTGACGAAATAAGGtcctattttgtttaaatacttaCGTTTATAACAATGATATCGtcgaaaataacgaatactAACACCGCCTACTTAGATTGGAATTTTGAGTATTAAAATAACTATCGTTGGAACCGATGAAGCTAAAAAACGTTTACAAACAcataaaggaaaataaacacGAGTTCTCTAACattctttattcaaaaaatattctgaGAATAAAATAGTGGAGCTCTACTTTtcgaaaaacctttttaaaatattgttttattcattatcATGATTTGTGACAAAGATAATGAAGTGTACAGTCTCGCCGGTGACCGGCATACGTACCGTGTATGAGTACAGAGCCGTGCATTTGTAGAGGGGAGCCGCCGGGGGCTCAACGGCCGACGCTTCGCCCCCAGTCTCCGGCTCGTCCCAGTTCACTTGAGTCGGATCATCCCAACCCACAGTCAGCTGCTCAATGCGCATGCGATCTTCTTCCAGCATTGCTAAGAAAATATTACATGTATGGtggtgaaaatatttaatgttctaAAATCGGATAAGCATGGTCGTCTTTTTACTCCTAGTTGCTATAACTTTATACAACAGTGAAATTGGGAAGTTGTCATTTCACCCTCTCGTTTAGTTTTCCAGTACCTCATACCATTGtgaggctaatgtcaaaattctatcttcaGTAGACATATCAATAGATAGATCGGTTATTGAAGTGTTTAGTCTATACGACTTACCATCAACATCTTCATCATGTTCATCCTCGTTCTGGGAGCCCGAGGTTGTGCGCTGGTGGCTGCTGGAGGCCACGGCGGCTGATGCTGAAGTTCCCTCACCCTCGGTGTTGTCGCTGTCGTAGAACGAGTCAGAACTCGGCTGGTCCTGGGTTTAGCGTATCACGAATATTAGCTTTCAAATTCGTTCCaagtttaaattgttttttaaggaatgcgactgtcttttgtttgttttagaaaaAGTCAATACGTAGTCATTGAGTCACTGGCCACTTTAAAAAAGTTATGTAATTTTTGTGGTTAAGTTTCGAACCTCTGAAGTGGTAGGATAGAATTAAGTTGAATTATGTACCTTAGATTAAAAGGTAATGATAGCATTCTACGGAGATGCagctaaaacaaataaaacttaacgaaattaaaataaattctatattAACGTTGATTAATGCAGTATGATGCCAAAATGCTATAGAAGCCATTGACTTTACAGGTAACTCGCCGAGCGGACTGATAAAGTAATTtctgaagaataaaaaataaaataatatatgattAAACTTATCGaaataaagaaatgaaaatTCGCCATGGATATAACCGCTTAGCatttaaaataagcattagctcaGACGATGAATAGCTACCTAACTTTTGAAGCTAAAAACCTAAAAGCTAAAACTTGTAGCACAGCCTATAATAATACTTTCCGGAAAGTAGCCCAGCagctgataaattattttaactgtAAACGACAACTAAAACTTGGGCCTAAATGATAGATATGCAATATCAATTCATAAATATTAGGTTGCATTATGATAGAAGCGCGCGACCGACGCCGACGGATAACGCATCGGACAAATGCGTCAAGTCAAAGGTTCCAATCTAATAGATGATGATCAGACGAACAGTTGTTCTACAACCAAACTCAAAGTCATAAtaagataaaacaaaagaaacagaTTCGTCAATCTTCGGTAATACTCACGGCTGCGCCCGAAGCGTCGGTGCGAACGCTGAGCAAGCTGCTGCTTCTCGGCAAGGGTTCCTGGACAGCCAGCATGTCGACCTCCTTCAGCCACTCGTCCACAGGAGCCCCGCTCACGCGCAGACATTCGAGGCGCGACTCGTACTTGGCTTTCGAAATCTCCGACCGACGGATAGTAGCCCGCAACTCGTCCAAACGAACATCCAATTCGGGACCATTCGGATCATTCGGGTCCACCTTGTCCCAGAAAAGAGGCACAATATTAAATTTGGATACTATATACACTTTTTAAGACTcatgtttcaatttaaattatttaaagacttacgttttaattaaaatgcataaaattaaattgcatcCGAGTCGAAATGTTGAGCGAAAACGTAGTTAGCAAAAACTTAAATTGAAGCGGTAATTTTGGAGTTACTTTTAGAAggcgaaaaataaaaataatatattttaattttaattaagatgttATTCTAAATCGGGATTAAAAATATGCCATGAGCGGATTCTCAATCCGAAGAAGTATAGCCTGATAACCGCGCAGTAGGCGTGTGGGCCAAATTTGACGTACAGGACGAAAATCAGGCAATTATTCCGAGCAAAGTATGAATATCTCACCCGAAGCTTGGCCTTTAGCTGTTTGGCTAGAGTTAGGACTGCACCCATGGTAACACGTAATTAAcgtatttttgaataaatttagTTTAGTGGTGATGTTGTCCGCTAGAGTGACGGAGGAGATATGCACTGGGCGCTAGGGAGGGGTATCACAGGCCGCCTACTGACTACCAATGCTAAGGGTAATTGGACTGCATTAACTATTCATTATGCTTTACAGCGGCTCTGTATTGACTGTTTAACACACGATACTATTTGTTTCCTTCGTCTTTatctttttaattcttttttcttataattacTGTTGAAGATTATAATCAAGGTagattttttgtgcaataattcaaaatttactGTGCAACTTCGAGTTTTCCAGATTTCGGGAatcttatcaaaatattttttcaagtgtAAATAAGTGTCAACAAATGAGATTTCCTTATTGAAAGGAAAACAAAAATTAGAGCCAACAGCACAATGTAATCTACCTAACACCTAAACAGAGCTGAGGTtgatttagcaaaaaaaaaaaatatttttcgaattTTTAAATACTCATTTAAGGAGACAAAAATTTACAAAGgcaatttacaaataaaacaccCTAAATCAAATATCACCATATCATATAATATATCTATTCCTTATTCCTAATAACAGTTGCATTATTGATTAAAGACGTCTATCGACAAGGTttcgataaaataaattcattctcTAGTTTTACTATGTTCAATCAATGCTAGCATCGTCATCGTGGTCTGAGTAAGAACAGGTGATGTAACTAACCTTATTATTACTCTGTTATTTGCCGATTAATTTTGCAGAATATAATAACAGGGTGCCGGTCCGTTCATGCatttgatttaatattatattcatttaaCGTTGTATGTCCGGTTGCTTAAAGTCTAAGGGTGCGTTTAAACTACGTACTCTTTCTTTCCCCATTTATTGAAAAACCAAGAGAGAACAACGAAAGAGATCTGCGCCTGTTTGCAAACTGTATAGCCGTATGCAAATGTTACTCTCGCACTAGCTCTAGTTCAAATGCACCTTAATCAACTTTAGGCCAGCAATACACgtaccgcttgaagcagtcagaagcgacagcttcaagctgtggactgcacagtgaactgcagagttctatTGACGCACATACACGAATCGCTCGAGCAATTGCAACTGATTAGGGCGGTTGACAGCTTGAAGCCGTCGCCCCTCACTGCTTCGAGCGGATTGTGTATTGCCGGCTTTAGACCTCAAAATGTGTGTGTTCTCACTTCCCACAACTCACCTTTTGTCCAGCATCACGCATAGCTTGGTAGACGTTCATCTTGCGAGTAGCGTCGCGCACTAGCGAGGTCACGCGCAAGACGCGCGTGGCCCAGCGCCGAGCCTCCTGGCCCAGAGTCTGCGCAACCGACTCGTGCTCGATCGTCACCGTGTCGATCGGATCGTTGTCACACGGCTCGAACTCGTACTGGGAACAAATGGTGGGGATTATCTTGTTGGCAGGAGCAAGATGTGGTTAAAATGtgtagttttgattttgatcccCATCGAAAATATCTACCACTTTCTGTCCAAATGCCGTTAAGCTGGCCAGTGCCTCTGTGAGTGTTTCTAAGACCATATCTGGCAAACTTACAGAATCAAATCCTAAAAGTTTGAACTTTCTCTAAAATAGGTAATGTACAGTAGTCTATTTGTCATAGAGTTTTTTTTCACAACCGATATTGACTCTGTAATTTTTTAGTTAAATGTCCTTTGCGATAATTTCAAAGCGCTTGCATTTATCGACAAAAGAGCAATTCAAAGGGAATCGTTAAATACTAAGGCAATTATTTTCAAAGTAACTACAGCCCGCGTCGGCGCTCGCGAAGGCGATATGATGGCAAAATTGCTAAACTTGCAATACCGTTCATGTATTCATAGTAAGGAAGAAACTTCTAATTGTGTTTGGATAGCCCCAGGATATGTGAGTGCCTTATTTTTCATGTATTCAGAATACAGAAGTACAAGTGTTATGTTTctatttatgtttctttaaaatgtgtgttatgtatgtaaCGCTTAACATAAAGATAACTCTGTTGCTTGATCGCTGGGTGACCACTTGATAATTTGGAGTCTATCTATTGGCCCGACATCTTGGCTAAACATTACTGAATTCAAATATTCAATTCCATCGTCCAAAACGTCATTAAAATTAGGTAAGCCATCTCTAAGATTTTTAGCACAAAATCGTAAACACTTATGAATTCTGTAATCTGAGTAGTTATCCCACTTGATAAGTTTTTTTAACATcatcaattttcaataaaaacagaCACGGACTTGTTACTTCATTGTATGTGTAGATAGTACTGTGGGAAAAGGTTACGAGCTTTTATATTATTgcgttttttattgattttagcaATAAAGTGTCGTAACAGGTAATTTCATTTGTACTATCCTCGTCCTATTTAATATAACAATGTACAGGGCACAGTATAAGCCACTTTTGTCGTAAAAAGGCTATATTATTGGAAGCCACTCATAGTGGTTAAATGTTTGATTTAATTATGAGTCAATGGCTTGCGATATAAACAGGAAATATTCGAATAAGTTCCTCTTTAATCTACGTTTAAAAACGATGTTTATTTTTGAGCAGCGACCATCCAAAAACGTCACGAACCAACTAAGTGTTGCTGAAACTTCTCCAAGTACCAAAACTGTTCAAAAACCTCTGGAAAAGATTTGATAAATGTTACTTATTACCTGGATATGTTGCTTAAGCACTGGGTAGTACAAATACAGGCATTGTAGATTGTACTCCCTTGTCAATTGTTGTGCCTGATCCCTAATCTTTCCGAACGAGTGCTGAGTGGCCGAGCACGTCAGGAGTTCAGTGCGACCCATGAAGGTGAGGAACTCCGACACCTTCTCGTAGACTGCAGCCTCCATGCTCAGCATACAGTTCTGAAGCTCCACCAGGAAGTAGCGGTTCTGGGGAAGAACTTGTAATTTGGATCGGATGTGATGGTTCAAATACACAGTTACAgttgcagcctttttatcgtcccactgctgggcacaggcctcctctcacacggagaaggattgagctacGCTTACTTGTAATTTAGATCGGATGTGATGGTTCAAATAATGATGTTAAATTAAGTCTTCAGTAAACCTCAGTAATCGGACTAGATCTTATCAAAAGAACATTTCTAATTAAATGTCAAGATTTAAGTCACTTGACTCCTGCGCAGACTCGAGATTATCGGAAACTATTTCTTTGAGAATAGATTAATTACCGACTTCTCGGAAGTCTTGGATAACCAATGCGAAAATCCAAGTAGCTTAGTGGTCCACATTATTTGAAAATCCATAAGAGTCCCTTCACTAACCTGATGTGCATTAGCAGCTGCGATGCTCAGAAGATAATCATTCCTTGCCCCGGTGGACTTCTCCTCAAGCTGATCACGACGTGAAGACACCTTCGCACTGTTCTTCTGCAGCGAAGTGATGGACTGGAAGAAGGAGcctttcttcttcttcaatcTGCAAGAAAGTCAAGTTTAAGACAACTGTTTAAAgttcaataaaatacatttgataAAGTAGATCCTCGATTACTTATGGCGGTAGATACGAACGGTAGAATCCTGTCAAATACTCAATTGATCGGAATGAAAACAGTTAATCTCTTGCTTTTTTACTCTGAAAACAAGACAAATGCCTCTTTCAATTTATGAGATCCTGGAAGCAATCTGTGTTGTGGTACCATGACTATGAATACGAGTCCTGTACTGAATGAAGTGGGTACAAACCACggggaaggaaagatgagcggagatgccataagacag
This window of the Helicoverpa zea isolate HzStark_Cry1AcR chromosome 31, ilHelZeax1.1, whole genome shotgun sequence genome carries:
- the LOC124645026 gene encoding protein nervous wreck-like; protein product: MSYYENKYGSAHKRPRVNSNYTKFLKNLHTEQIAKLHAKNQHECDLLEDLRTYTIKRSAIEKSYSEALLKISSAYLNKKIPNIPDIKVDGAEEKWNMWNVWRTVLEENEKLARARLAAVEVFQQQIADEAKFLRQHKLNVAKKCTDTLAQAHKELQNTVLDVDKTKKLYFDEEHTAHDVRDKAKDIEEKLKKKKGSFFQSITSLQKNSAKVSSRRDQLEEKSTGARNDYLLSIAAANAHQNRYFLVELQNCMLSMEAAVYEKVSEFLTFMGRTELLTCSATQHSFGKIRDQAQQLTREYNLQCLYLYYPVLKQHIQYEFEPCDNDPIDTVTIEHESVAQTLGQEARRWATRVLRVTSLVRDATRKMNVYQAMRDAGQKVDPNDPNGPELDVRLDELRATIRRSEISKAKYESRLECLRVSGAPVDEWLKEVDMLAVQEPLPRSSSLLSVRTDASGAADQPSSDSFYDSDNTEGEGTSASAAVASSSHQRTTSGSQNEDEHDEDVDAMLEEDRMRIEQLTVGWDDPTQVNWDEPETGGEASAVEPPAAPLYKCTALYSYTAQNPDELSIIESEQLEVVGEGDGDGWLRARNYRGEEGYVPHNYLDVDREQPCSSSGAPGLVSQISFSSVDYTVEGEDADVVQSPDQISVISAPVAKTEEPKAEEQPQAESFVAEWPTAETSKVVTPKTDQPTLGYCFALYDYDAECPDELNLEEGQIIRILSREAHAVDDGWWRGEANGVVGNFPSLIVEECDENGEPLSGAEEWPPLTAAPPVFASPPHTPPEAAAAEDRGAPPDAPPPPPPPDLGDSMDSQPDFSFNLELSRNQQEHYGTQFAAPSVTIVVDEVVGECWEEDIPEPVQAVQIEQTAEDCGLGVAQIVITAATPMVEEPDQPFPPPETEAEAEADAEALPEAEREENEDDESSLSEQTAVCLRDSDEGPADSAPHPQSSSTASEGESGGASVASGPPTAPQSPPAAPRGGRASIPDELEPAQLARLTDLKESNA